A stretch of Campylobacter showae DNA encodes these proteins:
- a CDS encoding trimeric intracellular cation channel family protein, with translation MTALLVAEYIGIASAATSGFIFAVKRDCDWLGIFIAALLTALGGGFMRDAIVSRPPYSFTHYAPCIIVMAMLFLSAFLRLHKRSDIEKKFLFVTTDAVDLVSFSIVGAIVALQFGYNVFGVVLLALCNGVGGGMIRDVLFNEIPWCLKTGLYATVSIVVGLIYFAMDYAGFTSMFWVMGLFAFGVVFRLAAYYLGWHLPTLQK, from the coding sequence ATGACTGCGCTCCTCGTAGCCGAATACATCGGCATCGCCTCCGCAGCCACGAGCGGATTTATCTTCGCGGTTAAGCGCGACTGCGACTGGCTGGGTATCTTTATCGCTGCGCTTCTGACTGCACTTGGAGGCGGATTTATGCGCGATGCTATCGTCTCGCGCCCGCCGTATTCGTTCACGCACTACGCTCCGTGCATCATCGTGATGGCGATGCTCTTTCTCTCGGCTTTTTTGCGCCTGCACAAGCGAAGCGACATCGAGAAAAAATTCCTTTTCGTTACCACCGACGCCGTGGATCTAGTGAGCTTTTCTATCGTCGGAGCGATCGTGGCGCTACAGTTTGGCTACAACGTCTTTGGCGTCGTACTGCTCGCACTTTGCAACGGCGTGGGTGGGGGCATGATACGCGACGTGTTGTTTAATGAGATCCCATGGTGCCTAAAAACGGGGCTTTATGCGACGGTTAGCATTGTCGTGGGGCTTATATATTTTGCGATGGATTATGCGGGATTTACGAGCATGTTTTGGGTTATGGGGCTTTTTGCGTTTGGCGTCGTGTTTAGACTTGCGGCGTATTATCTAGGTTGGCATCTGCCGACTTTACAGAAGTGA
- a CDS encoding methylated-DNA--[protein]-cysteine S-methyltransferase, protein MQKAYFNSPVGVLEICGDESGVCEINFVRDFVRTDVTDANLKLCLSELESYFKGELKTFKTRLNIGGTAFQRCVYENLQKIAYGQRITYAKLAEMAGRPKAFRAAGSANAKNKIPIIVPCHRVIASNGLGGYSGGEGLATKIWLLEHETKFKDKA, encoded by the coding sequence TTGCAAAAAGCGTATTTTAACTCGCCTGTGGGCGTTTTGGAGATTTGCGGCGACGAGAGCGGAGTTTGCGAGATAAATTTCGTGCGAGATTTTGTCCGCACTGACGTAACGGACGCAAATTTAAAGCTCTGCTTAAGCGAGCTTGAAAGCTATTTTAAAGGCGAGCTAAAAACCTTTAAAACGCGGCTAAATATCGGCGGTACGGCGTTTCAGAGGTGCGTTTACGAAAATCTGCAAAAGATCGCTTACGGGCAGCGCATCACGTACGCCAAGCTCGCAGAGATGGCTGGGCGACCGAAGGCGTTTCGTGCGGCAGGCTCGGCAAACGCAAAAAACAAAATCCCAATCATCGTGCCTTGCCACAGAGTGATCGCCTCAAACGGCCTTGGCGGATACAGCGGCGGCGAGGGGCTGGCGACTAAAATTTGGCTTTTGGAGCATGAAACGAAATTTAAAGACAAAGCTTAG
- a CDS encoding mannose-1-phosphate guanylyltransferase/mannose-6-phosphate isomerase, whose translation MTNVILCGGSGTRLWPLSRTLMPKQFIRLFNGKSLFDLTLRRNVHAQKTIIVCNEAHYFLALDECGSKKIDKFILEPFGKNTAAAITFAALCCDGDEILLVTPSDHLIEDETEYKKALLIAQSYANQGFLVTFGIKPNEPNTGYGYIKADKNGDVERFIEKPNFETATKFIKEGGYYFNSGMFCFKAGVFLGEMKKYAPSIVKDVAAAIEGSANEPCLLKISPNFMDKIEDISIDYALMQKSLNIKMVPLDAGWSDMGSFDELSKKIKNEGESLQIGASENFILTKKPTALVDVQNLLVVDTKDALLIAKKGSSQKVKEVYKHFSNSLPEICETHTSVYRPWGSYEVLGEGSGYKMKKIVVKPGKRLSLQKHFKRNEHWVVVEGEALVTIDDNEMQIKRNESIYIKKGQTHRLENATNSDLIVIEVQTGEYLGEDDIVRISDDYDRK comes from the coding sequence ATGACAAACGTTATACTTTGCGGAGGTTCGGGCACGAGGCTTTGGCCGTTGTCGCGAACGCTAATGCCAAAGCAATTCATTAGGCTTTTTAACGGAAAATCGCTCTTTGACCTTACGCTTAGACGCAACGTGCACGCGCAAAAAACGATCATCGTTTGCAACGAGGCGCACTACTTTTTGGCGCTTGACGAATGCGGTAGTAAAAAAATAGATAAATTTATTCTTGAGCCATTTGGTAAAAACACCGCCGCGGCGATTACGTTTGCGGCGCTTTGCTGCGATGGGGACGAAATTTTGCTCGTTACACCGAGCGATCATTTAATTGAGGATGAGACTGAATACAAAAAGGCTCTTTTGATCGCGCAAAGCTATGCAAACCAGGGCTTTTTGGTGACGTTTGGCATAAAACCTAACGAACCAAACACGGGCTACGGCTACATCAAGGCCGATAAAAACGGCGACGTAGAGCGATTTATCGAAAAGCCAAATTTTGAAACCGCGACGAAATTTATAAAAGAGGGCGGGTATTATTTTAACAGCGGTATGTTTTGCTTTAAGGCGGGCGTGTTTTTGGGCGAGATGAAAAAATATGCGCCAAGTATCGTAAAGGACGTTGCGGCGGCGATAGAGGGCTCGGCAAACGAGCCTTGCCTGCTAAAAATAAGTCCGAATTTTATGGATAAGATCGAGGATATCAGTATCGACTACGCCCTAATGCAAAAAAGCTTAAATATCAAAATGGTGCCGCTGGATGCGGGCTGGAGCGATATGGGCAGCTTTGACGAGCTGAGTAAAAAGATAAAAAACGAGGGCGAGTCGCTACAAATCGGCGCGAGCGAAAATTTCATTCTAACTAAAAAACCGACCGCGCTCGTGGATGTGCAAAATTTGCTCGTAGTAGACACCAAAGACGCGCTTTTGATCGCTAAAAAAGGCAGTTCGCAAAAGGTAAAAGAGGTTTATAAGCACTTTTCAAATTCATTGCCTGAAATTTGCGAAACGCACACGAGCGTGTACCGTCCGTGGGGTAGCTACGAGGTGCTAGGCGAGGGTAGCGGCTACAAAATGAAAAAGATAGTCGTTAAGCCTGGTAAAAGACTGAGCTTGCAAAAGCATTTTAAAAGAAACGAGCACTGGGTCGTCGTAGAGGGCGAGGCGCTAGTAACCATAGATGATAATGAGATGCAAATAAAACGAAACGAGTCTATATATATAAAAAAAGGACAGACTCACCGTCTGGAAAACGCCACAAACTCAGACCTCATCGTCATAGAAGTACAAACGGGCGAGTATCTGGGTGAGGACGATATCGTGCGCATCAGCGACGACTACGATAGAAAGTAG
- a CDS encoding acyltransferase family protein, translating into MFGYIRFILAYFVLLSHVGIGLAGKNIGVFAVVIFYILAGLVTSKVFIKIAPKNAQISYFIKDRFLRIYPAFFFAFALTVLFFCATSYLQPHFNAKNLLLNALIVPLNYFFWLDVSVIDAPVGLNFIIPPAWSLGAELQAYALLVLAIKFRRLGYALALGSLGVYAAANLGFINADIYGYRLVCGVFFMFYTGFLIYQKELGKLAVFYAAVVALAGYLFYSHEFSAFGAETMLGYLIGAAIVLAHEKFKFKLKFNEIAGSLSYAIFISHFLFIWLSQLLLGNVNLAFVTVGSVMFGFVNFYFIEKKINKIRFKKQ; encoded by the coding sequence ATGTTTGGTTATATTAGGTTTATCTTAGCGTATTTCGTGCTACTATCACACGTTGGTATAGGACTGGCGGGCAAAAACATCGGCGTCTTTGCAGTCGTGATTTTTTATATCCTAGCAGGACTCGTCACATCAAAAGTCTTTATTAAAATCGCACCGAAAAACGCACAAATAAGCTACTTCATAAAAGATAGATTTTTACGCATTTATCCCGCATTTTTCTTTGCGTTTGCGCTGACGGTGCTATTTTTTTGCGCGACGTCGTATCTGCAGCCGCATTTTAATGCAAAAAACTTGCTTCTAAATGCGCTTATCGTACCTCTAAACTACTTTTTTTGGCTCGACGTCTCCGTCATAGACGCGCCCGTGGGGCTAAATTTCATCATACCTCCGGCTTGGTCGCTAGGAGCCGAGCTTCAGGCATATGCCCTGCTCGTGCTAGCGATCAAATTTAGACGGCTGGGCTACGCGTTAGCCCTTGGTTCACTAGGCGTTTACGCAGCGGCAAATTTAGGCTTTATAAACGCCGACATTTACGGATACAGGCTTGTTTGCGGCGTATTTTTTATGTTTTATACGGGATTTTTGATCTATCAAAAAGAGCTTGGTAAGCTCGCCGTTTTTTATGCAGCAGTAGTAGCACTGGCGGGCTATCTTTTTTACTCGCACGAATTTAGCGCTTTTGGCGCAGAGACGATGCTTGGATACTTGATCGGTGCGGCCATCGTTCTAGCGCATGAGAAGTTTAAATTTAAGCTCAAATTTAACGAGATCGCGGGCTCGCTTTCATATGCGATTTTTATCAGCCATTTTCTTTTTATTTGGCTCAGCCAGCTTTTGCTGGGTAATGTAAATTTGGCATTTGTAACGGTCGGTTCGGTCATGTTTGGATTCGTAAATTTTTATTTCATAGAGAAAAAAATAAATAAAATAAGATTTAAAAAGCAATAA
- the acpS gene encoding holo-ACP synthase, producing MIGIDIVAISRISRLKERRGEDFLRYFLSDDEINIAKTDATIAGFFAAKEAISKALGCGISAEFSFFDAQIYKDDKNAPKVKLSEKIIKNFNLKDAQITISHDGGFAIAAAILQRAD from the coding sequence ATGATCGGCATAGATATCGTAGCGATCTCGCGAATCTCAAGGCTTAAAGAGCGACGAGGCGAGGATTTTTTGAGATATTTTTTAAGCGACGACGAGATAAATATCGCAAAAACGGACGCTACGATAGCGGGATTTTTCGCAGCTAAAGAGGCTATCAGCAAAGCTCTTGGCTGCGGGATCTCGGCCGAGTTTTCATTCTTTGACGCTCAAATTTACAAAGACGACAAAAACGCCCCCAAAGTAAAGCTTTCAGAAAAAATCATCAAAAACTTTAACCTAAAAGACGCGCAAATCACCATCAGTCACGACGGAGGCTTTGCTATCGCCGCTGCGATACTGCAAAGAGCGGATTAG
- a CDS encoding glycosyltransferase family 4 protein, with protein MKKALVCDWLETYAGAERCVQSFTDIWDDFEIFSLVDYLKFDDRQKILNGKFARTSFIQNLPFAKSKFRSYLLLFPLAIEQFDLSEFDVVLSSSHAVAKGALTHSNQLHISYIHTPMRYAWDMYFDYLRQNGLERGLKAALARYFLHKIRLWDIAAANRADVYVANSNFIARRIRKIYGKDAAVIYPPVDTANFKLNENKEDFYVTVSRMVPYKKIDLIVRAFNESGKKLVVVGDGEQMNEIRNIAKSNIEILGFRGARETAELMGKAKAFVFAAVEDFGIAPVEAQACGTPVICLGKGGAKESVIDGITGVYFSEQNEASLNEAVVKFEKIRDEFDPQAIRQNALKFSKERFEREIKRLVEDSYERFLEGEL; from the coding sequence ATGAAAAAAGCTCTGGTTTGCGACTGGCTGGAAACCTATGCTGGAGCTGAGCGTTGCGTGCAGAGTTTTACGGATATTTGGGACGATTTTGAGATTTTTAGCCTTGTTGATTACCTTAAATTCGACGATAGGCAAAAGATTTTAAATGGCAAATTCGCTCGAACCAGTTTTATTCAAAATTTACCGTTTGCAAAGAGCAAATTTAGGAGCTATTTGCTGCTTTTTCCGCTAGCGATAGAGCAGTTTGATCTGAGCGAATTCGACGTCGTGCTGTCTAGTTCGCACGCCGTAGCAAAGGGCGCTCTGACGCACTCAAACCAGCTTCATATAAGCTACATACACACTCCGATGCGATATGCTTGGGATATGTATTTTGACTATTTGCGTCAAAACGGACTAGAACGCGGACTAAAAGCGGCGCTAGCTAGATATTTTTTACATAAAATTCGCCTGTGGGATATCGCCGCGGCAAACAGGGCCGACGTTTACGTCGCAAATTCAAATTTTATCGCTCGCCGCATACGTAAAATTTACGGCAAAGATGCCGCCGTGATCTACCCGCCTGTCGATACTGCAAATTTTAAATTAAACGAAAATAAAGAGGACTTTTACGTCACGGTTTCAAGGATGGTGCCTTATAAAAAGATCGATTTAATCGTGCGCGCCTTTAACGAAAGCGGCAAAAAGCTAGTCGTCGTGGGTGACGGCGAGCAGATGAATGAAATCAGAAATATCGCCAAAAGTAATATTGAAATTTTAGGCTTCAGGGGTGCGCGCGAGACTGCGGAGCTGATGGGTAAGGCAAAAGCCTTCGTATTTGCTGCCGTAGAGGATTTTGGTATAGCGCCCGTGGAAGCTCAGGCCTGCGGTACGCCAGTCATCTGCCTGGGTAAGGGTGGCGCGAAAGAGAGCGTGATAGACGGCATCACGGGTGTTTATTTTAGCGAGCAAAACGAAGCTAGCCTAAACGAAGCAGTGGTAAAATTTGAAAAAATAAGAGACGAATTTGATCCGCAAGCGATCAGGCAAAATGCGCTAAAATTTTCAAAAGAGCGCTTTGAGCGAGAGATAAAGCGGCTCGTAGAGGATAGCTACGAGAGATTTTTAGAGGGCGAGCTATGA
- a CDS encoding phosphomannomutase/phosphoglucomutase: MIDEIFREYDIRGIYERDLNEISVKAIGLNLGRGMLRRGAKNVSVGYDARLSANEIFGWLVSGLNLAGMKVYDIGLLPTPVGYFSVFSDKFDANIMITGSHNPKEYNGFKITIFKDSYFGEDLQKLKIAVLADITAKTKIPDDPRAEKFDIATPYKNFLIEQFGHLKALPLKIVIDCANGAVGAVLPEICEALNLDAKILYPEPDGNFPNHHPDPSEEKNLSDLKAVLKGEFDIGFGFDGDGDRIAVLTKKRNIKGDELAYLYSLAMKNPRVLGEVKCSQNMYDEIDAHGGKSFMGKTGHSNIKKAMKELNIDMAAEVSGHIFFKERYFGFDDATYAMFRALELVAKGFNLDGELDKLPKVFSTDEIKIKTTDAQKFKLVTKLKEVLVGIYENGDAQNLLAGLGKIAEIIDIDGVRVRFEDGSWALVRASNTTPVIVTRFETKDQNLLARLQETFLNLVENLKQKA, encoded by the coding sequence TTGATAGACGAAATTTTTAGAGAATACGATATACGCGGTATTTACGAGCGCGATCTAAATGAAATCAGCGTCAAAGCGATCGGGTTAAATTTGGGTCGAGGGATGCTACGCCGAGGCGCAAAAAACGTTAGCGTAGGATATGACGCTAGACTAAGCGCGAATGAGATTTTCGGCTGGCTGGTTAGTGGGCTAAATTTGGCCGGTATGAAAGTCTACGATATTGGCTTGCTACCGACTCCGGTTGGGTATTTTAGCGTGTTTTCAGACAAATTTGACGCAAATATAATGATAACCGGTTCTCATAATCCAAAAGAGTACAATGGCTTTAAAATCACGATTTTTAAAGATAGCTATTTTGGTGAGGATTTGCAAAAGTTAAAAATCGCCGTACTGGCTGATATCACGGCAAAAACGAAAATACCGGATGATCCGAGGGCTGAAAAATTCGATATCGCGACGCCTTATAAAAATTTTCTTATAGAGCAGTTTGGGCATCTAAAAGCCTTACCGCTTAAAATCGTCATCGACTGTGCAAACGGCGCAGTTGGAGCAGTGCTACCCGAAATTTGTGAGGCGTTAAATTTGGATGCGAAAATTTTATACCCCGAGCCCGACGGAAACTTCCCAAACCATCATCCAGACCCTAGCGAGGAGAAAAATTTAAGCGATCTAAAGGCCGTGCTCAAGGGCGAATTTGACATAGGATTTGGCTTTGACGGCGACGGAGACCGCATCGCGGTTCTGACCAAAAAACGCAACATAAAAGGCGACGAACTAGCCTATCTATATAGCCTTGCGATGAAAAATCCGCGAGTTCTCGGCGAGGTCAAATGCTCGCAAAATATGTACGACGAGATCGACGCTCACGGCGGTAAAAGCTTCATGGGTAAGACCGGTCACAGCAATATCAAAAAGGCGATGAAAGAGCTAAATATCGACATGGCGGCCGAGGTGAGCGGGCATATTTTCTTTAAGGAGAGATATTTTGGCTTTGACGATGCGACATATGCGATGTTTCGCGCGCTAGAGCTGGTTGCAAAGGGCTTTAACCTAGATGGCGAGCTAGATAAACTGCCAAAAGTTTTCAGTACCGACGAGATAAAGATAAAAACGACCGACGCACAGAAATTTAAACTAGTTACAAAGCTAAAAGAGGTTTTGGTTGGAATTTACGAAAATGGCGACGCGCAAAATTTGCTAGCAGGCCTAGGTAAAATAGCCGAAATCATCGACATAGACGGAGTTAGGGTGAGATTTGAGGACGGTAGCTGGGCGCTAGTACGAGCCTCAAATACGACGCCTGTTATCGTTACGAGATTTGAGACCAAGGATCAAAATTTACTGGCGCGGCTTCAAGAAACATTTTTAAATTTGGTCGAAAATTTAAAGCAAAAGGCGTAA
- a CDS encoding bifunctional aconitate hydratase 2/2-methylisocitrate dehydratase — protein MDFFTEYEKHVKEREALGVPPLPLNEEQTREVCELLKLESVHEREYLGLLSRRMPPMEPGGEGEAIIAARLDENQERVKRLVNLLANRVNPGVDDAAKVKAEFLNEIINHGLEIGGLDKIAAVNLLRPMLGGYSVIVLLESLKNADEAVAQAACNVLKETIFVHDYFNDVAELAKANKFALEVLRSWAEAEWFRARASLPRRIRAVIFKVAGETNTDDLSPASEAYTRSDIPLHANAMLVKRQPGSLETINELKKSGLEIVYAGDVVGTGSSRKSGINSIQWHLGREIEGVPNKKTGGIVIGTAIAPIFFNTAEDSGALPIVADASALETGDVVDIYPYAGEILRVGRVNLNAEGKFDGVQIYGEAKFENLNENAKPQGEPVARFTLAPNTIFDEIRAGGRIPLIIGRSLCAKARAALNLGAEDIFARPAQPQTNESEGHTLAQKIVGKACGVPGVRAGQYCEPATLTVGSQDTTGPMTRDEIKELASLGFSADFVLQSFCHTAAYPKPSDLETQRTLPKFMSSRGGVSLRPGDGVIHSWLNRMVLPDTVGTGGDSHTRFPIGVSFPAGSGLVAFAAVSGAMPLNMPESVLVRFSGRLQKGVTLRDLVNAIPYYAIKRGLLTVEKKGKKNVFAGKILEIEGLENLKVEQAFELSDASAERSAAACAVNLSIESVAEYVRSNVALIEAMIEAGYESRASLERRAAKMREWLAAPELLRADKNARYAEVIEINLDEITEPILACPNDPDDVATLSEVLADSSRPHKIDEVFVGSCMTNIGHYRALGEALRGLGMLPTRLWIAPPTKMDQALLEKEGYYDIFRAVGARTEVPGCSLCMGNQARVNDGATVFSTSTRNFDNRMGMGARVYLGSAELAAVCAVLGRLPSASEYMSIVPQKLAGKEAQIYRYLNFNEIENFKI, from the coding sequence ATGGATTTTTTCACCGAATACGAAAAACACGTAAAAGAGCGCGAGGCACTAGGCGTGCCGCCGCTACCGCTAAACGAGGAGCAGACGAGAGAGGTTTGCGAGCTTTTAAAGCTCGAAAGCGTGCACGAGAGGGAGTATTTAGGTTTACTTTCAAGACGTATGCCGCCGATGGAGCCGGGCGGTGAAGGCGAAGCGATTATCGCCGCAAGGCTAGACGAAAATCAAGAGAGGGTAAAGCGGCTCGTAAATTTACTTGCAAATCGCGTAAATCCGGGCGTAGACGATGCGGCAAAGGTAAAAGCGGAGTTTTTAAACGAGATTATAAATCACGGGCTTGAAATAGGCGGCCTTGACAAAATCGCCGCCGTAAATTTGCTGCGACCGATGCTGGGCGGATATAGCGTCATCGTGCTGCTTGAGAGCCTAAAAAACGCCGACGAAGCCGTAGCGCAGGCCGCCTGTAACGTGCTAAAAGAGACGATTTTTGTGCATGATTATTTTAACGACGTAGCAGAGCTTGCAAAAGCCAATAAATTTGCGCTAGAAGTGCTACGCTCGTGGGCGGAAGCGGAGTGGTTTAGGGCGCGCGCGAGCCTGCCTAGGCGTATCAGGGCGGTGATCTTTAAGGTCGCCGGCGAAACCAACACCGACGATCTAAGCCCCGCTAGCGAGGCCTATACGCGCTCGGATATCCCGCTGCACGCAAATGCAATGCTAGTTAAGCGTCAGCCCGGCAGCCTAGAAACGATCAATGAGCTCAAAAAAAGCGGGCTCGAGATCGTCTACGCGGGCGACGTCGTGGGCACGGGCAGTAGCCGAAAGAGCGGCATAAACTCCATCCAGTGGCACCTCGGGCGCGAGATAGAGGGCGTGCCGAACAAAAAAACGGGCGGCATCGTGATAGGCACGGCGATCGCACCGATATTTTTCAACACCGCCGAGGATAGCGGCGCACTACCGATCGTAGCCGACGCGAGCGCGCTAGAAACGGGCGATGTGGTGGATATCTACCCGTATGCGGGCGAGATATTGCGCGTCGGGCGGGTAAATTTGAATGCCGAGGGCAAATTTGACGGAGTTCAAATTTACGGCGAAGCTAAATTTGAAAATTTAAACGAAAATGCCAAGCCTCAAGGCGAGCCAGTCGCTCGTTTTACGCTTGCGCCAAATACGATATTTGATGAGATCAGAGCGGGCGGGCGTATACCGCTCATCATCGGCCGCTCGCTTTGCGCTAAGGCTAGAGCCGCGCTAAATTTAGGCGCAGAGGATATCTTTGCGAGGCCCGCGCAGCCGCAAACAAACGAGAGCGAGGGCCACACGCTAGCTCAAAAGATCGTGGGCAAGGCCTGCGGCGTGCCGGGCGTTAGAGCAGGGCAGTACTGCGAACCCGCAACTCTAACCGTAGGCTCGCAGGACACCACGGGGCCGATGACGCGCGACGAGATCAAGGAGCTGGCAAGCCTCGGATTTTCAGCTGATTTCGTATTGCAGAGCTTTTGCCACACGGCGGCCTATCCAAAGCCTAGCGACCTTGAAACGCAAAGGACGCTGCCTAAATTTATGAGCTCGCGCGGCGGAGTGAGCCTGAGGCCGGGCGACGGCGTCATACACTCGTGGCTAAACCGCATGGTGCTGCCAGATACCGTGGGCACGGGCGGCGACTCTCATACGCGCTTTCCTATCGGCGTGAGCTTCCCTGCGGGCAGCGGACTGGTGGCGTTTGCGGCGGTGTCCGGGGCTATGCCACTAAATATGCCTGAGTCCGTGCTCGTGCGATTTAGCGGGCGGCTACAAAAGGGCGTGACGCTACGCGACCTGGTAAATGCGATCCCATACTACGCAATCAAGCGAGGGCTGCTCACGGTCGAAAAGAAAGGCAAGAAAAACGTATTTGCGGGTAAAATTTTAGAAATCGAGGGGTTGGAAAATCTAAAAGTCGAGCAGGCCTTTGAGCTAAGCGACGCTTCTGCCGAGCGCTCTGCGGCGGCCTGTGCTGTAAATTTGAGTATCGAGAGCGTCGCCGAATACGTCCGCTCAAACGTCGCTCTCATCGAGGCGATGATAGAGGCTGGGTATGAGAGCAGGGCTAGCCTGGAGCGCCGCGCGGCGAAAATGCGCGAGTGGCTAGCGGCGCCAGAGCTGCTGCGAGCCGACAAAAACGCGCGCTACGCCGAGGTGATCGAGATAAATTTGGACGAGATAACAGAACCTATCCTGGCCTGCCCAAATGACCCCGACGACGTCGCGACTCTGAGCGAAGTGCTAGCCGATAGCTCGCGCCCGCATAAGATCGACGAGGTATTTGTGGGTAGCTGCATGACAAATATCGGCCACTACCGAGCGCTCGGCGAAGCTCTGCGTGGGCTCGGCATGCTACCGACTAGACTCTGGATAGCGCCGCCAACCAAGATGGATCAGGCTCTGCTCGAAAAGGAGGGCTACTACGATATCTTTCGCGCTGTGGGCGCTCGCACGGAGGTGCCTGGCTGCTCACTTTGTATGGGTAATCAAGCCCGCGTAAATGACGGTGCGACGGTGTTTTCGACCTCGACGCGAAACTTTGATAACCGCATGGGTATGGGTGCGCGCGTGTATCTTGGTAGCGCCGAGCTGGCGGCCGTTTGCGCCGTGCTAGGTAGACTACCGAGCGCCTCAGAATACATGAGTATAGTGCCCCAAAAGCTTGCGGGCAAAGAGGCGCAGATATACCGCTATCTAAATTTTAACGAGATAGAAAATTTTAAAATTTAA
- the ybaK gene encoding Cys-tRNA(Pro) deacylase has protein sequence MVHKTNAARFLDGKHIPYELVEYEVDESDLSAVHVAAVCGEQIEKIYKTIVCECEPRGYVVACIQGDLSLNLKALARLSGHKKCELLNLRELEKVTGYIRGGCSPIAMKKAFETFFDERILKQDYVYVSAGVRGKQIKIAPQSLIEAIQAKLGDVAV, from the coding sequence ATGGTACATAAAACAAATGCCGCGAGGTTTCTGGACGGCAAACATATCCCATACGAGCTAGTTGAATACGAAGTGGACGAAAGCGATCTGAGCGCCGTTCACGTAGCTGCCGTTTGCGGCGAGCAAATAGAAAAAATATATAAAACTATCGTCTGCGAATGCGAGCCTAGAGGCTACGTCGTAGCGTGCATACAGGGCGATTTGAGCTTAAATTTAAAGGCTCTGGCTAGACTTAGCGGGCATAAAAAATGCGAGCTTTTAAACTTAAGAGAACTTGAAAAAGTGACGGGCTACATCAGGGGCGGCTGCTCGCCCATAGCGATGAAAAAGGCGTTCGAGACGTTTTTTGATGAGAGGATTTTAAAGCAAGACTACGTCTATGTAAGCGCCGGCGTGCGAGGAAAACAGATCAAAATTGCGCCTCAAAGCTTGATAGAAGCTATCCAAGCAAAGCTCGGAGACGTCGCCGTTTAG
- the fliL gene encoding flagellar basal body-associated protein FliL — protein sequence MAEEISENQGKKGNGLVLIIIIVILLLLLVVGGLLAFLLMGGNEENAQAQTAQVQTEQVQAAAPKNTAGKRSNDYVNMGPVYPLDQFIVNLLSESGSRYLKTKVDLELSADTLTPEIDKKKPLIRDIVVSTLSSKTYEEVSTQKGKNRLKDEIVDRLNEVLADGHIKNIYFTDFVVQ from the coding sequence ATGGCTGAAGAAATTTCAGAAAATCAAGGCAAAAAGGGAAACGGGCTGGTTCTCATCATCATCATTGTTATTTTACTGCTTCTTTTGGTGGTCGGCGGACTTTTGGCGTTCTTACTAATGGGCGGCAATGAAGAGAATGCGCAAGCGCAAACGGCACAGGTTCAAACCGAGCAAGTCCAAGCCGCAGCACCTAAAAATACGGCAGGCAAGCGCTCAAACGACTATGTAAATATGGGCCCGGTTTATCCGCTCGATCAGTTTATCGTAAATTTGCTTAGCGAAAGCGGTTCGAGATACCTAAAAACAAAAGTTGATCTAGAGCTTAGCGCCGATACGTTAACACCGGAAATCGACAAGAAAAAGCCGCTAATAAGGGATATCGTCGTTTCTACACTATCATCTAAAACGTACGAAGAGGTAAGCACTCAAAAAGGCAAAAATCGCCTAAAAGACGAGATAGTCGACCGCCTAAACGAGGTTTTGGCCGACGGTCACATAAAAAACATCTACTTTACCGACTTTGTGGTGCAATGA
- a CDS encoding sugar transferase — protein sequence MSLRSKILLKAVIDYAIVIASAPIWLAVVTVIAAVIKINEPGESVFFKQKRIGRFGKPFSCYKFRSMHKNWRKILDDYLAQNPAEAEHFAKFHKYEFDPRITKVGGFIRRTSLDELPQLFNVLRLEMSLVGPRPYMFYEKKQIGKNLGKITRVRPGLTGLWQVSGRNEIPFDERVKMECAYVDNLSIFRDFLILVRTIFVVLK from the coding sequence ATGAGTCTGCGCTCTAAAATTTTGCTAAAAGCTGTGATTGATTATGCTATTGTTATCGCTAGTGCGCCGATTTGGCTTGCGGTCGTCACCGTTATAGCAGCAGTCATAAAGATAAACGAGCCCGGCGAGAGCGTATTTTTCAAGCAAAAGCGAATAGGGCGCTTCGGCAAGCCGTTTAGCTGCTATAAATTTAGATCTATGCATAAAAATTGGCGTAAAATTTTAGACGATTATCTTGCACAAAATCCCGCAGAGGCCGAGCATTTTGCCAAATTTCACAAATACGAATTTGATCCGCGCATAACAAAAGTCGGCGGATTTATCAGGCGTACTTCGCTTGATGAGTTGCCGCAGCTTTTTAACGTTCTTAGGCTTGAGATGAGCCTGGTCGGACCGCGTCCGTATATGTTTTACGAAAAAAAACAAATCGGTAAAAATTTAGGCAAGATAACAAGGGTCAGGCCGGGGCTTACGGGGCTTTGGCAGGTGAGCGGCAGGAATGAAATTCCATTTGACGAGCGAGTAAAAATGGAGTGCGCATATGTCGATAATCTTTCGATTTTTAGGGATTTTTTGATACTTGTTCGTACGATTTTCGTGGTTTTAAAATAA